A window of Ictalurus furcatus strain D&B chromosome 18, Billie_1.0, whole genome shotgun sequence contains these coding sequences:
- the abhd11 gene encoding protein ABHD11 isoform X3, producing the protein MMCTMVKRMAFHSSFCMAYSGANQTSMLLRSLWCRGQAESQVLTVDARNHGNSTHSPGLTYEAMTNDLKHLLNQLHIGKCILIGHSMGGKTAMVTALSQPSLVERLVVVDISPVPTSARTFMKGYIEAMKDVKVPSNIPRSTARRMAEDQLRNHVKEHSVRHFLLTNLVEQNGHYAWRINLEAISNHLMDLMGFPKFNTTYDGPTLFLGGSNSEYLSSEDYPEIQRLFPYADIQYIPDASHWIHADKPLEFISSIITFVQS; encoded by the exons ATGATGTGTACGATGGTAAAGAGGATGGCATTCCACTCGTCTTTCTGCATGGCTTATTCGGGAGCAAATCAAACTTCCATGCTATTGCGAAGTCTCTGGTGCAGAGGACAGGCCGAAAG TCAGGTGCTGACAGTAGATGCTCGTAACCACGGCAATAGCACACACAGCCCAGGTTTGACGTATGAGGCAATGACTAATGATCTGAAGCATCTGCTGAATCAGCTGCACATTGGAAAGTGTATTCTCATTGGGCACAGCATGGGTGGCAAAACTGCAATGGTTACAGCTTTGTCACAG CCCAGTTTGGTGGAGCGTCTCGTTGTGGTAGACATCAGTCCTGTTCCGACGTCAGCTCGTACCTTTATGAAAGGCTATATAGAGGCAATGAAGGATGTGAAGGTACCTAGCAACATTCCACGCTCAACTGCACGCAGGATGGCTGAAGATCAGCTCCGAAATCATGTCAAA gagcactcAGTCCGGCATTTCCTCCTCACTAATCTGGTCGAGCAGAACGGACACTATGCCTGGAGAATCAATTTGGAGGCCATCTCAAATCACCTGATGGACCTTATGGGTTTTCCCAAGTTTAACACAACCTATGATGGTCCCACCCTCTTTCTGGGTGGCAGTAACTCCGAATacctcag CTCTGAGGATTATCCTGAAATCCAGCGTCTCTTTCCATATGCAGATATCCAGTACATCCCTGATGCCAGTCACTGGATTCATGCTGACAAGCCTCTGGAGTTCATCAGCTCCATTATCACGTTTGTGCAGTCCTAG